In Canis lupus familiaris isolate Mischka breed German Shepherd chromosome 5, alternate assembly UU_Cfam_GSD_1.0, whole genome shotgun sequence, a genomic segment contains:
- the ODF4 gene encoding outer dense fiber protein 4, giving the protein MWAADFRGELPGVGGEERMSNRDLEKKRGAGKQDKEEWSLEQEVKVQNRLSGPDRNGQACGEHCSEPRRISVLPMWWRITHSSRWIAQVGASELSLLAFALLLVMVFSKRWLHPSRSRFYQRWPRNVSTGIYTSAHVMSMGLLQICRLKSCFPSENGKDSFKLWTNHPVFGVAIITFCLALGLGFVFTIWLHLPYLPGLQRLPFFSWIGTIMSFFEVILIFFTLLLFPINLWIFELKKNLSIPIGWSYFIGWLVFFLYVTCAALCYFNHKHFWSVIMNHPRGTMFCSNSSSPKQNLLKKLIVSNTSIKQGETLNPEQKNGSL; this is encoded by the exons ATGTGGGCCGCGGACTTTAGGGGCgagctccctggggtggggggcgaggaAAGGATGAGCAACAGAGACCTGGAAAAGAAGCGGGGGGCTGGGAAGCAGGACAAGGAGGAGTGGAGTCTGGAGCAGGAGGTGAAGGTGCAGAACCGGCTGTCGGGCCCGGACCGCAATGGGCAGGCGTGCGGGGAGCACTGCTCCGAGCCGCGGAGGATCTCCGTGCTGCCCATGTGGTGGAGGATCACGCACAGCTCCCGCTGGATAGCGCAGGTGGGCGCCTCGGAGCTCAGCCTCCTGGCCTTCGCCCTGCTGCTGGTCATGGTCTTCTCCAAGAGGTGGCTGCACCCCTCCCGGAGCCGCTTCTACCAGCGCTGGCCGCGCAACGTCAGCACCGGCATCTACACGTCGGCCCACGTCATGTCCATGGGGCTCCTGCAGATCTGCAGGCTGAAGAGCTGTTTCCCCTCGGAGAACGGGAAAG ATAGTTTTAAGCTGTGGACGAATCACCCAGTCTTTGGCGTGGCCATTATAACCTTCTGCCTGGCGCTGGGGCTGGGCTTTGTCTTCACCATCTGGCTGCACCTGCCGTACCTACCTGGTCTTCAGAGACTGCCTTTCTTTAGCTGGATTGGGACAATCATGAGCTTCTTTGAAG TTATCCTTATTTTCTTCACCCTCCTGTTGTTCCCTATTAACCTCTGGATCTTTGAGTTGAAGAAGAATTTATCAATCCCCATCGGCTGGAGCTATTTCATAGGCTGGCTGGTGTTTTTCCTCTATGTCACCTGTG CGGCCCTTTGCTACTTCAACCATAAACATTTCTGGAGCGTGATTATGAACCATCCCCGTGGCACCATGTTTTGCAGCAACAGCTCCAGCCCCAAACAAAATCTTCTGAAGAAGCTGATAGTCTCAAACACCTCGATCAAGCAGGGAGAAACCCTGAATCCTGAGCAAAAGAATGGATCTCTGTAG